The Peptococcaceae bacterium 1198_IL3148 genome has a segment encoding these proteins:
- the ilvD gene encoding dihydroxy-acid dehydratase, translating to MRSDSMKKGLEKAPHRSLFKALGLVDEEINRPLIGVVNAQNDIIPGHLHLDQIADAVKAGIRMAGGIPFAFGTIGVCDGIAMGHTGMKYSLVSRELIADSIEVMVEAHPFDGLVLIPNCDKVVPGMLMAAARLNIPAIVVSGGPMMPGKHKDQGVSLTNMFEAVGAVQAGTMTHEELAELEENACPGCGSCSGMFTANSMNSLCEVLGMALPGNGTIPAVSAARTRLAKQAGIKIMELVQKDIKPSDIITEVAINNALAVDMALGCSTNTVLHLPAIAHEAGIEVNLDMFNEISAKTPNLCRLAPAGFHFMVDLNEAGGIPAVMAELNKKGLINGEALTVTGKTVGENIANACILNKEVIRPVDNPYAASGGIAVLRGNLAPGGAVVKQAAVAPEMMQHRGPARVFDSEEAAQQALMNQQINKGDVIVIRYEGPKGGPGMREMLSPTATVAGLGLDKDVALLTDGRFSGATRGASIGHVSPEAAEGGPLAAVRDGDIINIDIPNRKLEVELSPEELAARLEHWQAPTPKVNKGYLARYAKMVTSAGTGAVLKK from the coding sequence ATGCGCAGCGATTCAATGAAAAAGGGATTGGAGAAAGCGCCACATCGCAGTTTGTTTAAAGCACTGGGATTGGTGGATGAAGAAATTAACCGACCGCTAATTGGGGTGGTAAACGCCCAAAACGATATTATTCCTGGTCACCTGCATTTAGACCAAATTGCCGATGCGGTGAAAGCCGGCATTAGAATGGCTGGGGGTATACCCTTTGCCTTTGGCACCATCGGAGTTTGTGACGGCATTGCCATGGGGCACACCGGCATGAAGTACTCACTGGTCAGTCGGGAACTGATTGCCGACAGCATAGAGGTGATGGTTGAAGCCCACCCCTTTGATGGCCTGGTGTTGATTCCCAACTGTGACAAAGTGGTACCGGGTATGCTGATGGCAGCAGCCAGACTAAACATTCCCGCCATTGTCGTCAGTGGAGGGCCTATGATGCCCGGTAAGCACAAAGATCAAGGGGTATCCTTAACCAATATGTTTGAAGCGGTGGGTGCGGTGCAAGCCGGCACCATGACCCACGAGGAGCTGGCGGAACTGGAAGAAAACGCTTGTCCAGGTTGTGGTTCTTGCTCTGGAATGTTTACCGCCAACTCCATGAACTCACTATGCGAAGTGCTGGGCATGGCGCTACCGGGTAACGGCACGATACCGGCAGTATCTGCTGCCCGGACTAGATTGGCGAAGCAGGCTGGCATCAAAATAATGGAGCTGGTGCAAAAGGACATTAAGCCCAGTGACATCATTACCGAAGTTGCCATTAACAATGCCTTAGCGGTGGATATGGCCCTAGGGTGCTCCACCAACACAGTGTTGCACCTGCCGGCCATAGCCCATGAGGCTGGCATAGAAGTAAACCTAGACATGTTTAATGAAATCAGTGCCAAAACGCCAAATCTGTGCCGATTGGCCCCTGCAGGATTTCACTTTATGGTGGATTTGAACGAAGCCGGTGGCATTCCGGCTGTGATGGCCGAACTGAATAAAAAGGGATTAATTAACGGAGAAGCCCTTACTGTAACTGGAAAAACAGTGGGTGAAAATATTGCCAATGCCTGCATACTAAATAAGGAAGTTATTCGTCCCGTTGACAATCCCTATGCAGCCAGTGGCGGTATTGCTGTACTGAGGGGCAACCTAGCCCCAGGGGGAGCGGTGGTGAAACAGGCGGCGGTGGCACCGGAAATGATGCAACATCGAGGCCCCGCCCGGGTATTTGATTCCGAAGAAGCAGCCCAACAGGCGTTGATGAACCAGCAAATTAACAAGGGCGACGTCATTGTCATTCGTTACGAGGGCCCTAAGGGCGGCCCCGGCATGAGGGAAATGTTATCCCCCACCGCCACGGTGGCTGGGTTGGGATTAGATAAAGACGTAGCACTTTTAACGGACGGACGTTTTTCCGGTGCCACCCGGGGAGCATCCATTGGCCATGTGTCACCGGAGGCGGCCGAAGGCGGCCCGCTGGCGGCAGTGAGAGACGGAGATATCATTAACATTGATATTCCTAACCGTAAACTAGAAGTGGAATTGAGCCCAGAAGAATTGGCAGCCAGATTAGAGCACTGGCAGGCGCCGACACCTAAGGTGAACAAAGGCTACTTGGCCCGATACGCCAAAATGGTTACCTCCGCTGGAACTGGAGCGGTATTGAAAAAATAA
- the ilvB gene encoding biosynthetic-type acetolactate synthase large subunit, protein MKYKGAEVLLKALEAEGVDTIFGYPGGVVLPIYDALYDSDINHILTRHEQGAAHAADGYARATGKAGVCLATSGPGATNLVTGIANAYMDSVPLVAITGQVVTSLLGRDSFQEADITGITLPITKHNYMVKDPNDLGDIVKEAFHLATTGRPGPVLIDIPKDISTAEVDYQGSGPLNLPGYKPPTAGAEDLVNQAASALMRSERPVIYAGGGVVASGAHQELKQLAEVLAAPVTTTLMGIGGFPDDHPLSLGMLGMHGTRYANYAVSECDLLLAVGVRFDDRVTSKIESFAKDATIIHIDIDPAELGKNVRVDVPIVGNVSIVLKQLLERLAAKLPGAWQEKINRWKKEYPLNYQVSDVTIKPQQVISEIYNVTGGNARITTEVGQHQMWAAQYYNYTKPRSFISSGGLGTMGYGFPAAIGVQVGCPDEVVFDIAGDGSIQMNIQELGTAVNYDLPVNVAVMNNGYLGMVRQWQELFYNRRYSQSEMTSPDFVKLAEAYGAEGYRVEDPTDIRSVLEQAVASSKPVMMDFVVEQEENVVPMVAPGEPINKMLG, encoded by the coding sequence ATGAAATATAAAGGAGCGGAAGTGTTGCTAAAGGCTTTGGAAGCCGAAGGTGTAGACACAATATTTGGTTACCCCGGCGGAGTGGTATTGCCAATTTACGATGCACTTTACGATTCTGATATTAATCATATATTAACTCGTCACGAACAGGGGGCAGCCCATGCGGCAGATGGTTATGCCCGGGCCACCGGTAAAGCGGGGGTATGTTTAGCCACCTCCGGCCCCGGCGCCACCAACTTGGTGACTGGTATTGCCAATGCCTACATGGATTCGGTGCCACTGGTGGCCATAACCGGCCAGGTGGTCACCTCGCTTTTGGGTCGGGATTCCTTCCAAGAGGCGGATATCACCGGAATTACCTTGCCAATCACTAAGCATAATTACATGGTAAAAGACCCCAACGATTTGGGGGATATTGTTAAAGAAGCCTTTCACCTGGCCACCACCGGACGGCCGGGGCCGGTTTTAATCGATATTCCTAAAGATATATCCACCGCCGAAGTGGACTATCAGGGGAGCGGCCCGCTGAATCTGCCGGGTTACAAACCACCTACAGCCGGTGCCGAAGATTTAGTTAATCAAGCAGCCAGTGCGCTGATGCGCAGTGAACGGCCGGTGATTTATGCCGGCGGTGGCGTGGTGGCTTCCGGTGCCCACCAAGAATTAAAGCAGTTGGCAGAAGTGCTGGCAGCACCGGTAACCACCACCCTGATGGGAATAGGCGGGTTTCCCGATGATCACCCGCTCTCTTTGGGCATGTTGGGCATGCACGGCACCCGCTATGCCAACTACGCAGTGAGCGAATGCGATTTATTGTTGGCGGTGGGGGTACGGTTTGATGACCGGGTAACCAGTAAAATAGAAAGCTTTGCCAAGGATGCCACCATTATTCATATTGATATCGACCCCGCCGAGTTGGGCAAAAATGTAAGGGTAGACGTGCCCATTGTGGGTAACGTAAGTATAGTGCTAAAACAGTTGCTGGAGCGTTTGGCCGCTAAACTGCCGGGGGCTTGGCAAGAAAAAATTAACCGCTGGAAAAAAGAGTACCCGTTAAATTATCAGGTCAGCGATGTGACCATTAAACCCCAGCAAGTGATCAGCGAAATTTACAACGTTACCGGCGGCAATGCCCGCATCACCACCGAAGTGGGTCAGCACCAGATGTGGGCGGCCCAGTACTACAACTACACTAAACCCCGTTCCTTCATCTCCTCCGGCGGCTTGGGAACCATGGGCTATGGTTTTCCGGCAGCCATTGGCGTGCAAGTGGGCTGTCCCGATGAAGTGGTGTTTGACATTGCCGGCGACGGCAGTATTCAAATGAACATTCAAGAACTGGGCACTGCGGTAAATTATGATCTGCCGGTGAATGTGGCGGTGATGAACAACGGTTACCTAGGGATGGTGCGCCAGTGGCAGGAGCTGTTCTATAACCGCCGTTATTCCCAGTCAGAAATGACCAGTCCAGACTTTGTCAAACTGGCTGAAGCTTACGGCGCCGAAGGTTACCGGGTAGAAGATCCCACAGATATTCGGTCGGTGCTGGAACAGGCGGTGGCCAGCAGCAAGCCGGTAATGATGGACTTTGTGGTGGAACAGGAAGAAAATGTAGTGCCAATGGTGGCCCCTGGAGAACCAATTAACAAAATGTTGGGTTAG